CCCAGTTTCACACGAAAATAATTCGTGATTGTTTTATCCGCATCGGTTAATGGCTTCATTTCAATTGAAGGATCTGTATTCAAACCAAGAATCCGCCGAAAATTTCCTTGATTGCTATTAAAATCTGTAGCTAAATCTGTTGGTAGGCTGGAAGCAGTTGTTCGATTAAGTATTGAAAAATTTGTAATGTTATCATGGCTATAGTCGGCAACTGAAGAAACATTGGTCGTATTTTTCCAAAGACTTACTTCGCTATTTCTAATTTCGAAAGTATTTCCTGTCCCTGCTACATTGACCGCTACATTACTTTCATTATTACGTATATCATACTTTTCTGGTGTATCCATAATAAATTTATTCCCTGTACCTCTTGACCAGTTAATCATTCCAGTCGCTCCTGCTCGACCAATTGAATAAAATGAAGCCCCTGGTTCTATGTGAAAAAGTACATCATTTGCTGTTCCATTATCTCCAAAACCACTATCTGCTGGACCATTACCGCTAGCAAGAGTTGGCCCTACTGTGGCTACACTAGAATTACTATTTTTACTGGTTAGGGTAACCACAGCTCCTTTTTTGGCAATGAATTTCTGATTCACTCCACCAAAACCTACCGCATTCCCTGGTACTGTCGCTGAAAACTTAGCGCCTTCATTTATAATAATTTCTTTATAATATCTGTAGATTGCTGGAAACGTTGTACCATTACCTACATTTCTTAATTTGACATCTGAATTTTTTCCAACAACAAATTTGTTATCCCCTGTATCTCCTTCTATTGATGCTTGACGAAACCAAATAGTTGAATAGTTTGAGTTAGTTATTGCGCCGTAGTAAGTCGTGTCATCTTCAACATACATTGCTCCTAAGTAAAAATTTTCAGAACGCGTATGCAAATTCATATCACCGTACACTGTCACTTTTCCTCTAGGAACTCTAGCTAATCTAGAAGTCGTCCCTCTTGGAACAATTACGTTTCCAAATCTTAAATTCCATCGATTGGTCGCCACCTGTGTATTATTTGGATCATAATATTGATCCCCAAAAACAGCGGCTGTATTCCCGTGTGAGCTTGGCGCACCATCATCTGAACGATTTTGAACGACTAAATCATGCACATGTAGTAATGCTGTGCCTGAACCTATCTTTCCTAATGGCAGAGAAGTTGAGGTTAGATCCAACTTATAATATCTAGATTGTCCTACACCAGGTATTTCTTTGCTTCCATCAATCTCAATATCTGTTGTCCTTGCTTCAACTCTGGCTGATCCAGATCTTGTGATATCACTAGTCATTTTGATTTTTGTCACGGCTGGATTGTTCCAAGCTGCCAGAAAGGTTGGCCATGTCCCCACTGAAACAATATTTTCAGCTCTTGGCTTTATTGCTTTTGAAGCAACTTGATTTTCATCAACCACTTGTTCTTCGATGGATTCAGTATCTTTTTCACTGTCCTTTATCTTTGTATCAGCACGTTCAAATTGCAGTTTTTGATAAGTTAATTCTTGATTTGCCGAATTTAATAATTTGAGATAGCCTGATTTCTGCCCGTTTCTAGGTTTAACTGGGAATGTGATCACTAATGGCTTTGAATCTTTTTTTATTTTTAGTATGTTCTCATGAGCACCGTCTCTTTTTGAAACCTTGATTTTTCCATTGTAATCTGAGGCTACCCCTTCTTGAATTTGTTCATTGCTTATAGATTCAATCCCTTCATAAGAAAAATAAAGTTCTTCGTCAACAGGATCAGTTACTGTTAAAGTAGCTGTCATTGCTGAGCCTTTTGCACTATAAGAAATTTCGATTTTATAGTTCTCATTGGAGGCTTTGATTTTTTTAGAGCCATTAAAAAAAATCGGCATTAATAGACTAAGCATTAAGATAACTATCCCCATAAAATACATTTTTGTTCTGAATTGCATTTCCTTTTTAACCCCTTTCGCTACTTAATAATTTATCGATTGCTCAAACTTCAGCACTAAGTTAGATAAAAAATGCTGTTCACCTTACTTCTCATCTCTTCCAAATAAAAAACTATCTTCCTGATTCAAGTTACTTCTAAAAAAGTAACTACCCAATTTATCGAAAACCATCTCGTTAAAGAGATATAAAAAAAATAATAACGATATATAGCACTTTTTCATTTTAACAAT
The DNA window shown above is from Enterococcus sp. 4G2_DIV0659 and carries:
- a CDS encoding isopeptide-forming domain-containing fimbrial protein; translation: MQFRTKMYFMGIVILMLSLLMPIFFNGSKKIKASNENYKIEISYSAKGSAMTATLTVTDPVDEELYFSYEGIESISNEQIQEGVASDYNGKIKVSKRDGAHENILKIKKDSKPLVITFPVKPRNGQKSGYLKLLNSANQELTYQKLQFERADTKIKDSEKDTESIEEQVVDENQVASKAIKPRAENIVSVGTWPTFLAAWNNPAVTKIKMTSDITRSGSARVEARTTDIEIDGSKEIPGVGQSRYYKLDLTSTSLPLGKIGSGTALLHVHDLVVQNRSDDGAPSSHGNTAAVFGDQYYDPNNTQVATNRWNLRFGNVIVPRGTTSRLARVPRGKVTVYGDMNLHTRSENFYLGAMYVEDDTTYYGAITNSNYSTIWFRQASIEGDTGDNKFVVGKNSDVKLRNVGNGTTFPAIYRYYKEIIINEGAKFSATVPGNAVGFGGVNQKFIAKKGAVVTLTSKNSNSSVATVGPTLASGNGPADSGFGDNGTANDVLFHIEPGASFYSIGRAGATGMINWSRGTGNKFIMDTPEKYDIRNNESNVAVNVAGTGNTFEIRNSEVSLWKNTTNVSSVADYSHDNITNFSILNRTTASSLPTDLATDFNSNQGNFRRILGLNTDPSIEMKPLTDADKTITNYFRVKLGEVPDDSGIAEDGSINFIPVYAKKDQATVTINYQGELQNVLTNSEGYANYVIPEFYKAGEKITVKAKRSGLESSLQETEPVIDITPPEPAKLTEGRVTTHTKQLKGTKAEPNAKIYVDINGVRQATVGRVKEDGQWMYDLPRYLNAGEVVEIFLEDNAGKITETLNPAVPSTNSENGNINPSKTMKYRDAEFKAPEKYTVVDTLPDNPQMTKEVVSSGNTTTQVGDTLTYTLTAKNGKSDTLLEAVWKNVEIVDVIPDGLIFELEKNPVMINDRAAVAEEHSYDPNTRKLKVKVGDLGAGESVKVTFTAKVDRSAVGIIIKNTAEATGHSLRESGTFNPGPPDPDRPLENYSKSASVENPGGKVLGTLDLISAPKEIDFGENIFNGKTIRIDNPLYRGGELIVSDSREVRKNWTLTAKLDQEMRHTANKDLVLKNAVRYVTNKNEFVLNRTDSIDVLVHKNVTDSDYNVTNTWTPNGDGLKLEVSASDVKQTGSYKGVILWQLGDTK